The Devosia sp. A16 genome includes a window with the following:
- the iolD gene encoding 3D-(3,5/4)-trihydroxycyclohexane-1,2-dione acylhydrolase (decyclizing), with translation MTNKTIRLTMAQALARFMTRQKTVIDGKTVPIFGGVFAIFGHGNVAGFGEALYQVREELPTYRAQNEQGMAHAAIAFAKASFRRRFMAATSSIGPGATNMVTAAALAHVNRLPVLLLPGDVFANRAPDPVLQQVESFQDGTVSANDVFRPVSRYFDRITRPEQIIPALNRAMQVLTDPAECGPVTLSLCQDVQAEAYDYPEAFFDERVWTPRRPQPDTNELEAAVAALSAARQPVIIAGGGVLYSEAASTLQNFAEKHGIPVMETNAGKSSLPHDHPLNMGSVGVTGSSASNLLAEQADLVLAVGSRLQDFTTGSWALFKADGVRIVGLNAQLFDAGKHRALPLVADARAGLEALDAKLGSWKSPDVWLATARDAKAKWLVSAKAVTDPTNALPSDAQVIGAVHRARGSSATLVCASGGLPGELHKLWPAGAPGSYHMEYGYSTMGYEIAGGLGVKLAKPHDDVIVMLGDGSYMMMNSEIATSVMLGKKLTIVVLDNRGFGCINRLQMATGGANFNNLLKDTFHETLPEIDFAAHAASMGAWVRKAASIAELESALAEADKVERTTVLVIDTDPLISTDAGGHWWDVAVPEVSVRPEVNAARREYEAALKGQRL, from the coding sequence ATGACCAACAAGACCATCCGCCTCACCATGGCGCAGGCGCTGGCGCGGTTCATGACGCGGCAGAAGACCGTCATCGACGGCAAAACGGTGCCGATCTTCGGTGGGGTGTTCGCCATTTTCGGGCATGGCAACGTCGCCGGTTTCGGCGAGGCGTTGTACCAGGTGCGCGAAGAGCTGCCGACCTACCGCGCGCAAAACGAGCAGGGCATGGCGCATGCCGCGATCGCCTTTGCCAAGGCGAGCTTCCGCCGCCGCTTCATGGCCGCCACCTCCTCGATCGGGCCGGGCGCCACCAATATGGTGACCGCCGCGGCGCTGGCGCATGTCAACCGGCTGCCGGTGCTGCTGCTGCCCGGCGACGTGTTCGCCAACCGCGCCCCCGATCCGGTGCTGCAGCAGGTCGAGAGTTTTCAGGACGGTACGGTCAGCGCCAATGACGTGTTCCGCCCGGTCAGCCGCTATTTCGACCGCATCACCCGGCCCGAGCAGATCATCCCGGCGCTGAACCGCGCCATGCAGGTGCTGACCGATCCCGCCGAATGCGGCCCGGTGACCCTCAGCCTTTGCCAGGACGTACAGGCCGAGGCCTATGACTATCCCGAGGCTTTCTTCGACGAACGGGTGTGGACGCCGCGCCGGCCGCAACCCGACACCAACGAACTCGAAGCCGCCGTCGCGGCGCTCAGCGCGGCGAGGCAGCCGGTGATCATTGCCGGCGGCGGCGTGCTCTATTCCGAAGCAGCCAGCACGCTGCAGAATTTTGCCGAAAAGCACGGCATCCCGGTGATGGAGACCAATGCCGGCAAATCGAGCCTGCCGCACGACCACCCGCTGAACATGGGCTCAGTCGGCGTCACCGGCTCGTCGGCCTCGAACCTCCTCGCCGAACAGGCCGACCTGGTGCTGGCGGTCGGCTCACGGCTGCAGGATTTCACCACCGGTTCGTGGGCCTTGTTCAAGGCCGATGGCGTGAGGATCGTCGGGCTGAACGCCCAACTGTTCGATGCCGGCAAGCACCGCGCCCTGCCGCTGGTCGCTGACGCCAGAGCCGGCCTCGAGGCACTGGATGCCAAACTCGGGAGCTGGAAATCGCCCGATGTCTGGCTCGCCACGGCCAGAGACGCCAAGGCGAAATGGCTGGTCTCGGCCAAGGCGGTGACCGACCCGACCAACGCGCTGCCGTCGGATGCGCAGGTGATCGGAGCGGTGCATCGGGCGCGGGGTTCGAGCGCCACCCTGGTCTGCGCTTCGGGCGGCCTGCCGGGCGAGCTCCACAAGCTCTGGCCGGCCGGCGCGCCGGGCAGCTACCACATGGAATACGGCTACTCGACCATGGGCTACGAGATCGCCGGCGGGCTTGGAGTGAAGCTCGCCAAACCGCATGACGATGTCATCGTCATGCTCGGCGACGGCAGCTATATGATGATGAACTCCGAGATCGCCACCTCGGTGATGCTGGGCAAGAAGCTGACCATCGTGGTGCTCGACAATCGCGGCTTCGGCTGCATCAACCGGTTGCAGATGGCGACCGGCGGCGCCAACTTCAACAACCTGCTGAAGGACACCTTCCACGAAACCCTGCCCGAGATCGACTTCGCCGCGCATGCCGCATCTATGGGCGCCTGGGTGCGCAAGGCCGCCTCGATCGCCGAGCTCGAAAGCGCGCTGGCCGAGGCCGACAAGGTCGAGCGCACCACCGTGCTGGTGATCGACACCGACCCGCTGATCTCCACCGACGCCGGCGGCCACTGGTGGGATGTGGCGGTGCCGGAGGTTTCGGTGCGGCCTGAGGTGAATGCGGCGCGCAGGGAATATGAGGCAGCGCTGAAGGGGCAGCGGCTCTGA
- a CDS encoding sulfate/molybdate ABC transporter ATP-binding protein, with the protein MDIRVDTVRKEFSQYPALNDVSLEVKSSELIALLGPSGSGKTTLLRLIAGLEMPTAGRIFFGDEDASSKTVQERNVGFVFQAYALFRNMTVLDNISFGLKVRPRATRPPKAEIRRRAMELLELVQLKGLEKRFPQQLSGGQRQRVALARALAIEPRVLLLDEPFGALDAQVRKELRKWLREIHDRTGHTTVFVTHDQEEALELADRLVVMSQGKIEQVGTPDDVYDRPNSPFVFSFIGESSSIPVAVENHELWVGGRAIGLPAPNDAAGAAKLFFRPHDVELVEDGAALAGVVAASRRVGGTRRVELEIGGLPERVEVDLPFDHPAGEKTRIAFRPKRWRVFPQA; encoded by the coding sequence TTGGATATCCGCGTCGACACCGTCCGCAAGGAATTCTCGCAGTACCCCGCGCTCAACGACGTGTCGCTCGAGGTGAAATCGAGCGAACTGATCGCGCTGCTCGGTCCTTCCGGCTCGGGCAAGACCACACTGCTGCGGCTCATCGCCGGGCTGGAGATGCCCACCGCCGGCCGCATCTTCTTCGGCGACGAAGATGCATCGAGCAAGACCGTGCAGGAGCGCAATGTCGGCTTCGTGTTCCAGGCCTACGCGCTGTTCCGCAACATGACGGTGCTGGACAATATCTCATTCGGGTTGAAGGTAAGGCCGCGCGCGACCCGGCCGCCAAAGGCGGAAATCCGCCGCCGGGCGATGGAGCTGCTCGAGCTGGTGCAACTGAAGGGGCTGGAGAAGCGCTTTCCGCAGCAGCTCTCCGGCGGTCAGCGGCAGCGCGTGGCGCTGGCGCGGGCGCTGGCCATCGAGCCGCGCGTGCTGCTGCTCGACGAGCCGTTCGGCGCGCTCGACGCACAGGTGCGCAAGGAGCTCAGGAAATGGCTGCGCGAGATCCATGACCGCACCGGGCACACCACGGTGTTCGTGACGCACGACCAGGAAGAGGCGCTGGAGCTGGCCGACCGGCTGGTGGTGATGAGCCAGGGCAAGATCGAGCAGGTCGGCACGCCCGACGATGTCTACGATCGTCCGAATTCGCCGTTCGTCTTCTCGTTCATCGGGGAATCGAGCTCGATCCCGGTCGCGGTGGAGAACCATGAGCTGTGGGTCGGCGGCCGCGCCATCGGGCTCCCGGCGCCCAACGACGCCGCCGGGGCGGCCAAGCTGTTCTTCCGGCCGCACGACGTGGAACTGGTCGAGGATGGCGCGGCTTTGGCCGGCGTCGTTGCCGCATCGCGCCGTGTGGGCGGCACCCGTCGCGTCGAGCTCGAGATTGGCGGCCTGCCCGAGCGTGTCGAAGTCGACCTGCCGTTCGACCATCCGGCGGGAGAGAAGACCCGCATCGCCTTCCGCCCGAAGCGCTGGCGGGTGTTCCCGCAGGCCTGA
- the cysW gene encoding sulfate ABC transporter permease subunit CysW: MFEPDVVYDSRRVILPTDHTRPTTERPWVRRLLIAIAVVFMAAVLVLPLVLVFTEAFRKGADTYFAAFADRQSQQAIYLTLLVAAIAVPLNLVFGVAAAWCVAKYEFWGKSFLTTLIDLPFSVSPVVSGMVYVLLFGAQSALHPLLKAYNIEIIFAVPGIVLATIFVTFPFIARELIPLMQDQGNTDEEAALSLGATGWQTFTRVTLPNIKWGLLYGVLLCNARAMGEFGAVSVVSGHIRGKTTTMPLDIEILYNEYNFAAAFAIASLLAMLALVTLVFKTILEYRFGDELAGTRRH, translated from the coding sequence ATGTTTGAGCCAGATGTCGTCTATGACAGCCGGCGGGTGATCCTGCCCACCGACCACACCCGCCCGACCACCGAGCGGCCCTGGGTGCGGCGGTTGCTGATCGCGATTGCCGTGGTGTTCATGGCGGCGGTGCTGGTGCTGCCGCTGGTGCTGGTGTTCACCGAGGCCTTCCGCAAGGGCGCCGACACCTATTTCGCCGCCTTTGCCGATCGGCAATCGCAGCAGGCGATCTACCTGACACTGCTGGTTGCCGCCATTGCGGTGCCGCTGAACCTGGTGTTCGGCGTCGCCGCGGCGTGGTGCGTGGCCAAGTACGAGTTCTGGGGCAAGAGCTTCCTCACCACGCTGATCGACCTGCCGTTCTCGGTCTCGCCGGTGGTTTCCGGTATGGTCTACGTGCTGCTGTTCGGGGCGCAGAGCGCGCTCCATCCACTGCTCAAGGCCTACAATATCGAGATCATCTTTGCCGTCCCGGGCATCGTGCTGGCGACGATCTTCGTCACCTTCCCGTTCATCGCCCGCGAACTGATCCCCTTGATGCAGGACCAGGGCAATACCGACGAAGAAGCCGCGCTGTCGCTCGGCGCCACCGGCTGGCAGACCTTCACCCGGGTGACGCTGCCCAACATCAAATGGGGGCTGCTCTACGGGGTGCTGCTGTGCAACGCCCGCGCCATGGGCGAGTTCGGGGCAGTGTCGGTGGTATCGGGCCATATTCGCGGCAAGACCACCACCATGCCGCTCGATATCGAAATCCTCTACAACGAGTACAATTTCGCCGCCGCCTTTGCGATCGCCTCGCTGCTTGCCATGCTGGCGCTGGTGACGCTGGTGTTCAAAACCATCCTCGAGTACCGCTTCGGCGACGAACTCGCCGGCACCCGCCGCCACTAG
- the purU gene encoding formyltetrahydrofolate deformylase, producing MSSNFVLTLSCADRPGIVAAVTTELAGLGCNIAESNQFWDKETGQFFMRLAFTAPDGVDRDALERGLKPAVERFGMRTTLVDEAKKKKILVMVSKFDHTLLHLLYQIRVGWLDAEVVAIVSNHEDSRKTADYEGIPFHLLPVGKDNKAAQEEQVIALFKETGADLVVLARYMQILSDKFATRLYGQIINIHHSFLPSFKGAKPYHQAHERGVKIIGATAHYVTPELDEGPIIEQETARVTHAFSPDDLVAAGRDVESRVLARAVKLHLESRVMLNGRKTVVFG from the coding sequence ATGTCGTCCAATTTCGTTCTCACCCTCTCCTGTGCCGATCGGCCGGGGATCGTTGCCGCGGTGACCACGGAACTGGCGGGCCTCGGTTGCAACATCGCCGAATCCAACCAGTTCTGGGACAAGGAGACCGGCCAGTTCTTCATGCGGCTGGCCTTCACCGCTCCCGACGGGGTCGACCGCGATGCGCTGGAACGCGGGCTGAAGCCGGCGGTCGAGCGCTTCGGCATGCGCACCACGCTGGTCGATGAGGCCAAAAAGAAGAAGATCCTGGTGATGGTTTCGAAGTTCGACCACACCCTGCTGCACCTGCTCTACCAGATCCGCGTCGGCTGGCTCGATGCCGAGGTGGTGGCGATCGTCTCCAACCACGAGGACAGCCGGAAGACCGCCGATTACGAGGGCATTCCCTTCCACCTGCTGCCGGTCGGCAAGGACAACAAGGCGGCGCAGGAAGAACAGGTGATCGCCCTGTTCAAGGAGACCGGCGCCGATCTGGTGGTGCTGGCCCGCTACATGCAGATTCTCAGCGACAAGTTCGCCACCCGGCTCTACGGGCAGATCATCAACATCCACCACTCGTTCCTGCCCAGCTTCAAGGGCGCCAAGCCCTACCACCAGGCGCACGAGCGCGGCGTCAAGATCATCGGCGCCACCGCGCACTACGTGACGCCGGAGCTGGACGAGGGCCCGATCATCGAGCAGGAAACCGCGCGGGTGACCCACGCCTTCAGCCCCGACGACCTGGTGGCCGCCGGGCGCGACGTGGAGTCCCGCGTGCTCGCCCGTGCCGTAAAACTCCACCTCGAGAGTCGGGTGATGCTGAACGGGCGAAAGACCGTGGTGTTCGGGTAG
- the iolE gene encoding myo-inosose-2 dehydratase, which produces MKAKLGMSPIAWWNDDLPELSDDVSLEECLRQSRAAGFTGMEKGRRFPDDPAIMLPILKAADVTLCGGWFSGTLVNEDLAANQRRIAPMIELFKAVDAPCIVYGEVGRSIQGDRTKPLASKPKLSDDEMRTYARTLTAFGEWCAAEGMPLSYHHHMAAVVETEPELDAFMRYSGPGIPLLLDAGHLAFAGGDVLRAIDNHHARISHVHVKDIRRAVVDRLDRSRQSFLDAVALGAFTVPGDGSLDFAAIVQRLADYGYEGWFVVEAEQDPKANPPQRMAEVGHKELMRVMTLAGYSVETQGFPAR; this is translated from the coding sequence CTGAAAGCCAAACTGGGCATGTCCCCCATCGCGTGGTGGAACGACGATCTGCCGGAGCTGAGCGATGACGTGTCGCTGGAGGAGTGTCTGCGCCAGTCGCGCGCGGCCGGCTTCACCGGCATGGAGAAGGGCCGGCGCTTCCCCGACGATCCCGCCATCATGCTGCCCATCCTCAAGGCGGCGGATGTGACGCTGTGCGGCGGCTGGTTCTCCGGCACGCTGGTCAACGAAGACCTGGCGGCCAACCAGCGGCGCATCGCGCCGATGATCGAGCTGTTCAAGGCGGTCGACGCGCCCTGCATCGTCTATGGCGAAGTCGGCCGCTCGATCCAGGGCGATCGGACCAAGCCGCTCGCCAGCAAGCCGAAGCTGAGCGATGACGAGATGCGGACCTATGCCCGAACGCTCACCGCGTTCGGCGAATGGTGCGCCGCCGAGGGCATGCCGCTCAGTTACCATCACCATATGGCCGCTGTCGTCGAGACCGAGCCCGAGCTCGACGCCTTCATGCGCTATTCAGGGCCGGGCATTCCGCTGCTGCTCGATGCCGGGCACCTGGCCTTTGCCGGCGGCGATGTGCTGCGCGCCATCGACAACCATCACGCCCGCATCAGCCATGTGCATGTCAAGGACATCCGCCGCGCCGTGGTCGATCGGCTCGACCGCAGCCGGCAGAGCTTCCTCGATGCAGTGGCGCTCGGCGCCTTCACGGTGCCGGGCGACGGTTCGCTGGATTTTGCCGCGATCGTGCAGAGACTCGCCGATTACGGGTATGAGGGCTGGTTCGTGGTCGAGGCCGAGCAGGACCCAAAGGCCAACCCGCCGCAGCGCATGGCCGAGGTCGGCCACAAGGAACTGATGCGGGTCATGACGCTCGCCGGCTACAGCGTCGAGACGCAAGGTTTCCCCGCGAGATGA
- a CDS encoding winged helix-turn-helix transcriptional regulator: MSGTPIAPLTKIMSEYADASQCPVRNVLDQLGDKWSVLIISALAERPYRFGELKREISDISQRMLTQTLRDLQADGLIERTVFPTTPPSVEYKLSPMGRSFLVPLSAMVDWAFEHFPAIRVAREEFAKAA, encoded by the coding sequence ATGTCCGGCACGCCGATTGCCCCGCTAACCAAGATCATGTCCGAATATGCCGACGCCTCGCAGTGCCCGGTTCGCAACGTGCTGGACCAGCTCGGCGACAAGTGGAGCGTGCTGATCATCAGTGCGCTGGCCGAACGTCCCTACCGCTTCGGCGAGTTGAAGCGCGAGATCAGCGACATTTCGCAGCGTATGCTCACCCAGACGCTGCGCGACCTGCAGGCCGACGGACTGATCGAACGCACCGTGTTCCCCACCACGCCGCCCAGTGTCGAGTACAAGCTCAGCCCGATGGGCCGCAGCTTCCTCGTGCCACTCTCGGCCATGGTCGATTGGGCGTTCGAGCACTTCCCGGCGATCCGGGTGGCGCGCGAGGAGTTCGCGAAGGCGGCTTAG
- the iolB gene encoding 5-deoxy-glucuronate isomerase, whose amino-acid sequence MANLRARPAAAQGHVHHITPESAGWTYVGFDLHKLPNVGDVAHGGGDDREVCIVLISGRANVNVDGQDFLVGGRMSPFEGPGYSVYAPAGAAWRIEALTPLEVAVCSAPGVRGARPPRVIGPGDVEKLTRGTGTNTRYPTNILPETAPADSLLVVEVITPGGHTSSYPPHRHDEDDLPRQSFLEETYYHRFSKPQGFGFQRVYTDDRSLDETMLIEDGDVVLVPRGYHPVAAVAGYDIYYLNVMAGPKRTWKFYNAPEHEWMLG is encoded by the coding sequence ATGGCAAACCTAAGAGCTAGGCCGGCGGCAGCACAGGGCCACGTCCACCACATCACCCCTGAGAGCGCCGGCTGGACCTATGTCGGGTTCGACCTGCACAAGCTGCCCAATGTCGGCGACGTGGCGCATGGCGGCGGTGACGACCGCGAGGTCTGCATCGTCCTGATCTCGGGCCGGGCCAATGTGAATGTCGACGGACAGGATTTCCTCGTCGGTGGCCGCATGAGCCCGTTCGAGGGGCCCGGCTACTCGGTCTATGCGCCGGCTGGCGCGGCCTGGCGCATCGAAGCGCTGACGCCGCTCGAGGTTGCGGTCTGCTCGGCGCCCGGTGTGCGTGGCGCACGGCCGCCGCGGGTGATCGGTCCTGGGGATGTCGAAAAGCTGACCCGCGGCACGGGCACCAACACCCGCTACCCCACCAACATCCTGCCCGAAACAGCGCCCGCGGACTCGTTGCTGGTGGTCGAGGTGATCACTCCGGGCGGCCACACCTCGAGCTACCCGCCGCACCGTCACGACGAGGACGACCTGCCCCGGCAGAGTTTTCTCGAGGAAACCTATTACCACCGGTTCAGCAAACCCCAGGGGTTCGGCTTTCAGCGCGTCTACACCGACGATCGCTCGCTCGACGAGACCATGTTGATCGAAGACGGCGACGTGGTGCTGGTGCCGCGCGGCTATCATCCGGTGGCGGCGGTGGCCGGCTACGACATTTACTATCTCAACGTCATGGCCGGGCCGAAGCGGACCTGGAAGTTCTACAACGCGCCCGAGCATGAGTGGATGCTGGGGTAG
- a CDS encoding GGDEF domain-containing protein, translating to MHLMLIPPIVLAAFAMSLGGMWLIDRRRLHLLLLAGGFAGFGTAILVQVLELPPQSAFSSVVSATLYAAGATLFSLGVIWRSERRGLPIPLLVLPLVLVATLAWFSYVDDQLLVRIYVLNFGLGLIGIVGTWYARRLVDGSVAERTLFWLQLTLALHFFPRTLLAVGRLGSGISDPQRFGGSDFWILTLYAGAVLGVVIGIGVVLVTAADLMAGLQRERDTDALTGALNRRGLEAHAGALLEQPVFRPIALIACDIDHFKAINDQFGHHAGDLVLQHIGTLLRANCRATDIVARIGGEEFVVALPNTTAAEGFELAERLRRLVAETAGSHAPSVTCSFGVAELQDHDADIWAGLQRADRQLYAAKHAGRNRTAVELLGASVAGVVAMGESPRLVASAPGRG from the coding sequence ATGCATCTCATGCTGATCCCGCCGATCGTCCTGGCTGCCTTCGCCATGTCGCTGGGCGGCATGTGGCTGATCGACCGCCGCCGGCTGCACCTCTTGCTGTTGGCTGGCGGCTTTGCCGGCTTCGGCACGGCGATCCTGGTGCAGGTACTGGAACTGCCGCCGCAATCCGCCTTCAGCTCGGTGGTCTCGGCCACCCTCTATGCTGCCGGCGCGACGCTGTTCTCGCTCGGGGTCATCTGGCGCTCCGAACGGCGCGGCCTCCCGATACCGCTGCTGGTGCTGCCGCTCGTCCTCGTCGCGACGTTGGCCTGGTTCAGCTATGTCGACGACCAGTTGCTGGTGCGCATCTACGTGCTGAACTTCGGTCTCGGTCTGATCGGCATTGTCGGAACCTGGTATGCGCGCCGGCTGGTGGATGGCAGCGTCGCCGAACGTACGCTGTTCTGGCTGCAATTGACGCTGGCGCTGCATTTCTTTCCGCGCACCCTGCTCGCCGTGGGCCGGCTCGGCAGCGGCATCTCGGACCCCCAGCGCTTCGGCGGCAGCGATTTCTGGATCCTCACCCTCTATGCCGGTGCGGTCCTCGGCGTGGTGATCGGCATCGGCGTGGTGCTGGTGACTGCGGCCGACCTCATGGCCGGGCTGCAGCGGGAACGCGACACCGATGCCTTGACCGGCGCGCTCAATCGCCGCGGCCTCGAAGCACATGCCGGCGCTTTGCTGGAGCAGCCGGTCTTTCGCCCCATCGCCCTGATCGCCTGCGACATCGACCACTTCAAGGCGATCAACGATCAGTTCGGCCATCACGCGGGCGACCTGGTGCTGCAGCACATCGGCACGCTGCTGCGGGCGAACTGCCGCGCCACCGACATCGTCGCGCGGATCGGCGGCGAGGAGTTCGTCGTGGCGCTGCCCAATACCACCGCCGCGGAGGGCTTCGAGCTGGCCGAGCGGCTCCGTCGGCTGGTCGCCGAGACTGCGGGCAGCCATGCCCCGTCGGTCACCTGCAGCTTTGGCGTGGCCGAGCTGCAGGACCACGATGCAGACATCTGGGCCGGCCTGCAGCGCGCCGATCGGCAGCTATATGCGGCCAAGCATGCCGGCCGGAACCGCACCGCTGTCGAACTGCTGGGCGCGTCCGTGGCTGGCGTCGTGGCAATGGGCGAGAGCCCGCGCCTCGTCGCCTCGGCACCCGGCCGCGGCTGA
- a CDS encoding DMT family transporter, which translates to MTRSSPFTDRRLVVAIALLCCFLWGSAVPAVKIGYGLFAIAPSDTASLMLFAGVRFFLSGVILLGWSALTRKPIVQTPRRLGQLGLLGLISTAGQYLFYYIGLAHSTGVKVSITTSTSTFFSVLIAHFLYRDDKLTPRRMLGCLLGFLGVVAVNLAATGIDLHVSLLGEGFIVIAALLFSVGGVYGKGLSADMDAGVMTGWQLLLGGAMLGLAGLALGGRFGAFGLEAALLLGYLAALSAAAFALWSVLLKHNPVGSIAIFNCAIPIFGVLLAGLFLGESIFEWKNLVALLLVSVGIWMVTTQQPAARRTS; encoded by the coding sequence GTGACCCGCTCCTCCCCCTTCACCGATCGCCGCCTCGTCGTCGCCATCGCGCTGCTCTGCTGTTTTCTCTGGGGCAGCGCCGTGCCGGCGGTGAAGATCGGCTACGGGCTGTTCGCCATCGCTCCGTCCGATACGGCTTCGCTGATGCTGTTTGCCGGGGTCCGCTTCTTTCTATCCGGGGTCATCCTGCTCGGCTGGTCGGCGCTGACCCGCAAGCCGATCGTCCAGACGCCGCGCCGCCTCGGACAGCTGGGGCTGCTCGGGCTGATCAGCACGGCCGGACAGTACCTGTTCTATTACATCGGCCTCGCCCACTCGACCGGCGTGAAAGTCTCGATCACCACCTCGACCAGCACCTTCTTTTCGGTGCTGATCGCGCATTTCCTCTACCGCGACGACAAGCTGACGCCGCGCCGCATGCTTGGCTGCCTGCTCGGCTTTCTCGGCGTCGTGGCGGTCAATCTCGCGGCAACCGGCATCGACCTGCATGTCAGCCTCTTGGGAGAGGGCTTCATCGTCATCGCCGCGCTGCTCTTCTCGGTCGGCGGCGTCTACGGCAAGGGGCTGAGCGCCGATATGGATGCCGGGGTAATGACCGGCTGGCAGCTCCTGCTGGGCGGCGCCATGCTGGGGTTGGCCGGACTGGCGCTCGGGGGCCGGTTCGGCGCCTTCGGCCTCGAAGCGGCGCTGCTGCTGGGCTATCTGGCGGCGCTGTCGGCGGCGGCTTTCGCGCTCTGGAGCGTGCTGCTCAAGCACAACCCGGTCGGCTCGATCGCCATCTTCAACTGCGCCATCCCGATCTTCGGCGTGTTGCTGGCCGGCCTGTTCCTCGGCGAGAGCATCTTCGAATGGAAGAACCTCGTGGCTCTGCTGCTCGTCAGCGTGGGCATCTGGATGGTCACCACACAGCAACCTGCCGCGCGGCGCACGAGCTGA
- a CDS encoding NmrA family NAD(P)-binding protein: MTTSPTLFVAGAGGKLGRRVVELLLERGYDGKLIAGSRHPEKLSFAGIETRKADYGDVPGFIKALEGVDRLLLISTDVLGPVRTALQTSAVAAAKAAGVKHIVYTSMPAPEPTSPIPFASEHFGTEEAIKASGIGYTILRMNWYSENLLNSLPPALNSGKWYTSAGAGTLAHVSREDTARAAAGALLAGDASRTLTVTGPVALSTREIAAVASEVTGKPIEVVDVTDEQLAAGAIAAGVPEPVVQGFIVPFDANTRLGRVALTTNAVETLWGTKPQGLKAFLEANKAALTQTA; the protein is encoded by the coding sequence ATGACCACTTCCCCCACCCTGTTCGTTGCCGGCGCCGGCGGCAAGCTGGGCCGCCGCGTCGTCGAGCTGCTGCTGGAGCGCGGCTATGACGGCAAGCTTATCGCCGGCTCGCGCCACCCGGAGAAACTGAGCTTTGCCGGCATCGAAACCCGCAAGGCGGACTATGGCGACGTGCCCGGTTTCATCAAGGCGCTCGAGGGCGTCGACCGCCTGCTGCTGATCTCGACCGACGTGCTCGGCCCGGTGCGCACGGCGCTGCAGACCAGCGCCGTCGCCGCCGCCAAGGCCGCAGGCGTCAAGCACATCGTCTATACCTCGATGCCGGCGCCCGAGCCGACCTCGCCGATCCCGTTCGCGTCCGAGCATTTCGGCACCGAGGAGGCAATCAAGGCTTCCGGCATCGGCTACACGATCCTGCGGATGAACTGGTACAGCGAGAACCTGCTGAACTCGCTGCCGCCGGCGCTCAATTCAGGCAAGTGGTACACCTCGGCGGGCGCCGGCACCCTGGCGCATGTCTCCCGCGAGGATACGGCGCGGGCCGCTGCCGGTGCGTTGCTCGCAGGCGATGCCAGTCGGACACTGACCGTCACCGGTCCTGTGGCCCTCAGCACGCGCGAGATCGCCGCCGTCGCTTCGGAGGTCACCGGCAAGCCGATCGAAGTGGTCGACGTCACCGACGAGCAACTGGCCGCCGGCGCCATCGCTGCGGGCGTGCCCGAGCCGGTGGTCCAGGGCTTCATCGTGCCGTTCGACGCCAATACCCGGCTCGGGCGCGTGGCGCTTACCACCAATGCGGTGGAGACCTTGTGGGGCACCAAGCCGCAGGGGCTGAAGGCCTTCCTCGAGGCCAACAAGGCGGCGCTGACGCAGACGGCTTGA